Part of the Mycolicibacterium mageritense genome is shown below.
GTCACTGAGTTCGTCCGCGGGTCCGGTCACCCCAAGAACAGCAGCGAGTGCTCCGTCAGCCGAGCGCACCGGAGCCGTGATCGATGCGATGCCATAGTTGCGTTCACTGACAGAGACAGCGTGACCAGCCATTCGAATCTCCTCGAGCTGAACGAACAACTCGTCCTTGGTGATCGATTTGCCCGACGCCAGGTCGATACGTCCAGAGTCGGGGAGGATGGCCTCGATCTCTCCTCTGGCCATTTCTGCCAGAAAGATCTTTCCCGCACTCCCCAGATAGAGCGGCAGACGCTCGCCGACCGGGAGCACATAACTCAGCGGACTGCCGCTTTCCACACGTGCGACGAGTACGCGTGAATTCTCCACCCGCACATACAGAGAGGCGGTATAGCCCGTACTGGCGGCGAGTTGCTGGAGTGTGGTTTGCGCCAACAGGTTCAGCGGGCTGGTGACCATGAAGGCATGCGCCACCGCCAACGCTGCCGGCCCGGCCGTATACGCGTCGCCTGTGCGTGCCGCATATCCCCGATCGAGCAACACGTTGAGGATCCGCTGGACGGTAGCGATATGAAGACCGCACGCCCGCCCAACCTCGCTGAGCCGCAATGGCTGCTTTGCTTCCTGCAAGACGGCGAGAACATCGAAGGCACGCTCCAGCGAACGCATGTTGCTGGTCGGCTTACCGTCCGGCGTCGCCATCGCATCTCCAAAAGAGGCCTCTACGTACTGATCGGAAATATCATCCTACGAGACAGTGCCTGAGGGATGGGGACGCACGGCAACAGTGATGCCGCGGTGCGGAATACCAG
Proteins encoded:
- a CDS encoding IclR family transcriptional regulator, whose translation is MATPDGKPTSNMRSLERAFDVLAVLQEAKQPLRLSEVGRACGLHIATVQRILNVLLDRGYAARTGDAYTAGPAALAVAHAFMVTSPLNLLAQTTLQQLAASTGYTASLYVRVENSRVLVARVESGSPLSYVLPVGERLPLYLGSAGKIFLAEMARGEIEAILPDSGRIDLASGKSITKDELFVQLEEIRMAGHAVSVSERNYGIASITAPVRSADGALAAVLGVTGPADELSDSQVARLITEVRRAAAALGARIPDAG